The following is a genomic window from Flavobacteriales bacterium.
GCGGTCGACGGACATCCGGAAAGCAAGATAGGCGAAAGGTCCGGATGGACCCTTCGCCTATCAGTACGGCGAAGCGTTCGGGCTTATTGCTCGACGCTGTACGTCTTCAGCTTGTAGGCGGCGCGGATGATCTCCTTGCGGCGCTCTACGGACGGCTTGGTGAAGCTCTGGCGCCGGCGCAGGGCACGCATCGTGCCGGTGCGCTCGAACTTCTTCTTGAACTTCTTGAGCGCCTTGTCGATGCTCTCGCCTTCCTTGACAGGGATGATCAGCATGGGGTCCTTTTGTTCGAAGGGGGCGCAAAGATAGCGTCCTCGTTGATCTATGCAAATGGGTTCACTTGAGCACCTCCCGGCTGATCACCAGCTTCTGGATCTCGCTGGTACCCTCGCCGATGGTGCAGAGCTTGCTGTCGCGGTAGAACTTCTCAACGGGGAAATCCTTCGTGTAGCCGTAGCCACCGAAGATCTGGACCGCCTCGTTGCTGGCCCACACCGCCACTTCGCTGGCGTAGTACTTGGCCATGGCGCTCTCCTTGGTCATCTTCTTCCCGCGGTTCTTGAGATCGGCGGCCTGCTGGGTGAGCAGCTCGGCGGCCTCGATGCGGGTGGCCATGTCGGCCAGCTTGAAGGAGATGGCCTGGAAGTTGGCGATGGGTTGGCCGAACTGCTGGCGCTCCTTGGCGTACTTCACGCTGGCGTCGTAGGCGCCCTTGGCGATGCCCAGGCTGAGGGCCGCGATGCTGATGCGGCCGCCGTCCAGGACCTTCATGGCCTGCTGGAAACCCTGCCCCACCTCGCCCAGCACATTCTCCTGCGGCACACGGCAATCCTCGAAGATCACCTCCGCCGTCTCGCTGGCGCGCATGCCCAGCTTGTTCTCTTTCTTGCCTGCCTTCAGGCCCTTGGTACCGCGCTCGATCACGAATGCGGTCATGCCCTTGCTGTCCAGGAGTTCGCCAGTGCGTGCGATCGCCACCACCACATCGCTGCTGATGCCGTGGGTGATCCAGCACTTGGCGCCGTTCAGGACCCACTCGTTACCCTCCTGGCGGGCCGTGCACTTCATACGCATGGCGTCGCTGCCGGTGTTGGGCTCGGTGAGCGCCCATGCGCCCAGCCACTGGCCGCTGGCCAGCTTGGGCAGCCAGCGCCGCTTCTGCTCCTCGCTGCCGAAGCTGAGGATGTGGCCCGTGCACAGGCTGTTGTGCGCCGCCACGCTGAGGCCTATGCTGCCACAGATGCGCGACGTCTCCACGATGGTGTGGATGTACTCGAAATAGCCCAGCCCCGCTCCACCGTATGCCTCCGGCACCAGCACGCCCAGCATGCCGGCCGGGCCGAAGTGCTGCTTGAACAGGTCAATGGGCATGTACTGCCGCTCGTCCCAGTCCATCACGTGGGGGCGCAGTTCACGTTCGCACAGGTCGCGCACCGACTGCGCGATCAGGGTCTGGTTCTCGGTGGTGGTGAATTCCATTCGGGTTCAATAGGTCACCAGGCGGATGATGTCGGCGTCGTAGGGACGCAGGCGTTCAACACCGGCCAGGGCGGAGAGTTCGATGACGAAGGTGAAGGCGGCCACACGGCCACCTTGCATGCGTACGAGGTCGGCGGCGGCGGCAGCCGTGCCGCCGGTGGCCAGCAGGTCGTCGTGCACCAGCACCTGCATGCCGGGCCGCACCACGTCCACGTGCATCTCGATCTCGGCCGTGCCGTACTCGAGGGCGTAGCTGGTGCTCACCGTGCGGTGGGGCAGCTTGCCCTTCTTGCGCACGGTGACGAAGGGCACGCCGAGCTTCAGCGCCAGGGGCATGCCATAGAGGAAGCCGCGGCTCTCGATGCCGGCGATGGCGTCGATGGGGCGACCGTGCAGCCGCTCCATGAAGCCGTCCACCACCGCCTGGCTCAGGGCGGGGTCCTCCATCACCGGGGTGATGTCGCGGAACAGGATCCCGGGCTTGGGAAAGTCAGGCACCGCCCGGATGGCGGCCTGCAACCGGTCCTGTAGAAGCATTACTTCACGGAAAAATAGGGCGCGAAAGTACGGAGCGTCCCTTCATCCACCAGCGCACAGCCACGAAGGTCGTCCACCGTGCGGAACGGGCCGTGTTGGCGGCGATAGGCTACCAGGGTCTTGGCCAGCTTCCACCGCAGGTAGGGGTGTGCCGCCAGTTCCTCCACCGTGCCGCTGTTCATGGGCACGCGCCGCACCAGGGCGGTGTCCACCCGCAGCAGGGTGCGCAGCTGCGCCAGCGCCTCGGGCTTGTCCTTCAGCACGTACACCTCTGCCAGCTGGTCCAGGCTATGATATCCACCCAATTGGTCGCGGTAGCGCAGGATCCCGCGCGCGAACGACGGTCCCACGCCCGGCAGGGCCACCAGGGCGGCGCTGTCACAGCCGTTGAGCTCCAGCGCGACGCGCTCCGGGCGTGCGGGCCGCTCCGTGCGGGTCCAGATGCGCGTGCTGTCCCGCGGCCAGCGGCGTTCCGCGCGGGCCGCTCCCCCACCCTCCGGCCGGTCGGGCAGCTGCACGAAGGGCAGCAGGCGCGCCACCTGGTCGGGGTGCAGGCTGCGCAGGCGGGCCAGGTCCTGCCTGTGCTCGAACTGGCCGCCGTGGGCGATGTAGCTCAGCACCCCGCGGGCCTGCCGTTCGCTCAGGCCCAAGCGGCGCCAATCGTTCTCGGTGGCGGTGTTGGGGTCGAAGGCGAACAGGCTGTCGGCCGCCGGGGCCGCGTCGGCGGACCGGGCGCGCAAGCTGTCGGCGGCCTGTTGCTCGGCGAGCCAGGTGGCCAGTTGGGCTTCAGCGGCGGCCAGCAGCGCGGGATCGGGCGGTCGCTGCCGCATCCACGCGATCCACGCACCGAAGGCGGCGATGGTGAGCACCAGCACGAAGAGGCCGCGCCGCTCGGCGCGGTGCATGCTGAAGGCGTCCATCCATCGGGCACGACGCATGGTGCGGGATCCGCACCAAGGTAATGATCCGGATCAACCGACCAACTGGTCGCGCACCACGGCCAATCCCGCCTCGAAACCGCGCGGTGCATACCCCAGCTCGCGGCGCGCTTTGTCCAGCACGAATCCCGTGCGCGGCGGCCGATTGGCGGGCTGGCCCAGCGTGTTGCTCTTCACGGGGAGCACACCGTCCACCTTCAGACCGAAGAAGCGGCCCACGCGGTGCACCAGCTCCAGGATGCTCATGCCATCGGGACCGCTGAGGTGGTAGATGCCGGTGGCTCCCTGCTTGGCGATGCGGATGCAGCCCTCGGCCAGGTCCTCCGCCAGGGTGGGCATGCGCCATTGGTCGTCCACCACGCGGATGGGCTCGCCCTTCTCCAGGGCGCCCTTGGCCCACAGCACCACGTTGCTGCGGCTCAGCCCCGGGGCCACGCCGTACACGATGATGGTGCGGGCGATGGCCCACTTCGCCAGTCCGCCTTCCCGCACGGCCCGCTCGCTGTCCAGCTTGCTGTGGCCGTAGACGCTCAAGGGGGCGGGGGCGTCCTCCTCACGGTAGGGACCGGCCGCGCCGTCGAAGATGAAGTCGGTGCTGAGGTGGATGAAGTGGCTGCCGTGGCGCCGCGCGGCACGCACCAGGTGCGCGGTGGCCGTCACGTTCTGGAGGTGGCAGGCCGCGGGGTCCAGCTCGCAGGCGTCCACGTTGGTCATGGCGGCGGTGTGGATCACCGCCTCGGGGCGCACGACGTCGAACACGGCGTCCACCGCGGCGGCGTCGGTGATGTCGAGGGCGCGGTAGCGGTCGTGCAGGGGGTCGGGGCTGCGGTCGGGACCGCGGCTGGTGGCGGTGAGCGCCACAGTGGGGTCGTTCCGCAGGGCGGCCACGAGCTTCTGGCCCAGCAGGCCGTTGCTCCCGGTGATCAGGATGCGCATGCGGTGCGAAGAAAGGGCCTGGGGCGTGATCCTTCACACCAACCCCAATGACCGGGAACTCCGGCGGTATGCACGGGCGCGATCGAGCGGCATTCCATGCGGATCGAGCAGGACTATCTTTACGCTGTGCGCAGGATGCCTGCCTGCTGCGGTTGGAGGAAGCCTAGCGTGGCGAAGTCACAGACTTCGCGAGGCTCGTCGGCGGCTGGCCGACAGGCATCCTCCGCACAAGTCGCCCCGCGCGAACCCAGGGCGCGGGAAGACTTGCGCGATTTTGGGCACGGTGCCGAAGGCACGGGAGGACGGCCTTCCCGCTCTCGGGCCCATGCGCGCCTAACTCCCGCGCCAGGGAGAGGCTTGCACGGCCTTCCCACGGACCGGACCGGGCGGGAACACCCTTGGTAACCCGCGCACCGGTCCCGCCCCTCCTCACTTGCGGAGGTCCTCGAAATAGCCCTTCGTGTTGCCCATGTTGAAGAAGCTGATGAAGAGGGCGATGTAGCTGAGGTAGAAGAGCGATTGCACCGTCACCACGAACTTTCCCCAGCCGGTGACCGGGAAGTACTCGCCGAACCCGATGGTGCTGGTGACCACGAAGCTCAGGTACACCGCGTCGGTCCACCGGGCGATGGGCTGGTTCATGGCCTGCATGGCCATGTGCAGCACGGCAAAGCTGAACACCACCTCCAGGTAGTTGAGGAAGATGAGCAGCTTGCTGCGGCGGTAGCTGCGGGGCGAAGCAAAGGCGTCCGAAGCGAAGATGAGCGTGGGGATGTACAGCATGGTCTCGGCCATGAGCCAAACCACGAGGACCAGCGCCAGGGGATGCCGCTCCCAGCCCAGGACCAGCACCACCAGCGGAAGCAAGGTCTTGGCCAGCACGAGGAGCTCGATGGCGAAGTCCTGGTAGAGGGGACCCTTGCGCCAGAACAGGTGCTTGATGTA
Proteins encoded in this region:
- a CDS encoding 30S ribosomal protein S21, yielding MLIIPVKEGESIDKALKKFKKKFERTGTMRALRRRQSFTKPSVERRKEIIRAAYKLKTYSVEQ
- a CDS encoding acyl-CoA dehydrogenase family protein, which produces MEFTTTENQTLIAQSVRDLCERELRPHVMDWDERQYMPIDLFKQHFGPAGMLGVLVPEAYGGAGLGYFEYIHTIVETSRICGSIGLSVAAHNSLCTGHILSFGSEEQKRRWLPKLASGQWLGAWALTEPNTGSDAMRMKCTARQEGNEWVLNGAKCWITHGISSDVVVAIARTGELLDSKGMTAFVIERGTKGLKAGKKENKLGMRASETAEVIFEDCRVPQENVLGEVGQGFQQAMKVLDGGRISIAALSLGIAKGAYDASVKYAKERQQFGQPIANFQAISFKLADMATRIEAAELLTQQAADLKNRGKKMTKESAMAKYYASEVAVWASNEAVQIFGGYGYTKDFPVEKFYRDSKLCTIGEGTSEIQKLVISREVLK
- a CDS encoding adenine phosphoribosyltransferase — protein: MLLQDRLQAAIRAVPDFPKPGILFRDITPVMEDPALSQAVVDGFMERLHGRPIDAIAGIESRGFLYGMPLALKLGVPFVTVRKKGKLPHRTVSTSYALEYGTAEIEMHVDVVRPGMQVLVHDDLLATGGTAAAAADLVRMQGGRVAAFTFVIELSALAGVERLRPYDADIIRLVTY
- a CDS encoding helix-hairpin-helix domain-containing protein; its protein translation is MRRARWMDAFSMHRAERRGLFVLVLTIAAFGAWIAWMRQRPPDPALLAAAEAQLATWLAEQQAADSLRARSADAAPAADSLFAFDPNTATENDWRRLGLSERQARGVLSYIAHGGQFEHRQDLARLRSLHPDQVARLLPFVQLPDRPEGGGAARAERRWPRDSTRIWTRTERPARPERVALELNGCDSAALVALPGVGPSFARGILRYRDQLGGYHSLDQLAEVYVLKDKPEALAQLRTLLRVDTALVRRVPMNSGTVEELAAHPYLRWKLAKTLVAYRRQHGPFRTVDDLRGCALVDEGTLRTFAPYFSVK
- a CDS encoding SDR family oxidoreductase, which produces MRILITGSNGLLGQKLVAALRNDPTVALTATSRGPDRSPDPLHDRYRALDITDAAAVDAVFDVVRPEAVIHTAAMTNVDACELDPAACHLQNVTATAHLVRAARRHGSHFIHLSTDFIFDGAAGPYREEDAPAPLSVYGHSKLDSERAVREGGLAKWAIARTIIVYGVAPGLSRSNVVLWAKGALEKGEPIRVVDDQWRMPTLAEDLAEGCIRIAKQGATGIYHLSGPDGMSILELVHRVGRFFGLKVDGVLPVKSNTLGQPANRPPRTGFVLDKARRELGYAPRGFEAGLAVVRDQLVG
- a CDS encoding two pore domain potassium channel family protein encodes the protein MRSTVRKLIIGRGQRPGERHPTIARRWDNLRAIWDNTFEEDAGLEKLVRLLLAASQFLFPGMYIKHLFWRKGPLYQDFAIELLVLAKTLLPLVVLVLGWERHPLALVLVVWLMAETMLYIPTLIFASDAFASPRSYRRSKLLIFLNYLEVVFSFAVLHMAMQAMNQPIARWTDAVYLSFVVTSTIGFGEYFPVTGWGKFVVTVQSLFYLSYIALFISFFNMGNTKGYFEDLRK